The Tripterygium wilfordii isolate XIE 37 chromosome 18, ASM1340144v1, whole genome shotgun sequence nucleotide sequence ccgctagcattgaaaatcaatttttccacTGTGCCAAACGGAACCTTAAAAGCGGCAAACTTGTAAGTTGTAATATGGGCCAAAGACAAAACATTCATTCTGTCATTCATTTGCGATGGTGAACTCCTTTCCTACTGAAACTGAAAGGGCCATTAATTAGGCCAGTCGGATTTCAATAAGCCCaatatcataaataaataaaaaatcataaatgtataaTATTAGACTGTAGTAAAGTATTgggcattttttttaaatttttaaataaaaaatcataaatgtataatattatactaacgaatccaacaatatattttttgattaaATCAAAAACCAATTTATCGTTAAAAAAACATAGAATGTTTTGagttgagtttatattcaaacTAGGGACATGCTCGCGCGTTGCAGCGGGGTCATGATTTGAGCACAATAATGACATCTCAGTGAAATTTTGTGATCAACTTATTTGGATTCAGGCACAGGAAATCTATTAAACACATACAACGCCCTGCAGAAGAGCATGGCCATGATGATGCAGTGGGACTAACGATGAGCTACATTGAAGAATGCTAACGGAATCAGATAAACAGACGAAGCAGATGATGCAGAATGCTAGAATCGTACAAAACGGAGCGAAAGTATTAATAAGATAAGGCAGGGagaaaaaattagagaaaaggATGGAACCAAATAAATAACAGAATAAACAACGAAAGCAGAACAACGCAAGCCAAGAAAAAGGTAGTTGCAACCACCATAAGTTATCAATCACACAAGGGAAATGGTGGATTCAAGAACACAGGTGAGATAATGATAAAACGGCAGAATCAATTAAAGTAATGGGTCAGCATAAAACTGAGAGAACCCAGATAAATCGAAATAAATGCACGTTAACGGAGAAGCTCTGTCGGGGAGGATTAATGAAGTGATTAAACACGAGATCAAGGCAGGAAGCGACGTCGCATGTTGAAAACTGTTGAAAATCACTCCAGTTTTGCTGCCTATACTTCATCGACAATAATACCTTGCCTAATAATATGTAAACTTATTCGGACCATTCGACAAATGGAAATAAACATCAACTAAGATGTCCTTGATGAATTGACTCCAAATCCACAGTCGCTGAATGAAAATTCTGAATAAGAACATTAAGAAAAACAGAATAAGCAAAAATGAGTGAATATCTTTTATCCAGACTTAGCTATTTAACTAACCTTGGTTACTATGAAAGTTTGGGGCTTTATGTCCCCATGGATCAGGCCAGTTGCGTGGATGGTGTGTGAGAGTTTAGAAGGTGGAATTCTGAGGATGAATTGTTCCTCCATGACTGCAAATGCAACAGCAAATCAATGAAACCCCGAAACAAAGATCAATTTGTGGTGAAAATGACGTTCTATCAAGCGTCAGGGCTCAAAACATTACTTCTAGCTAGTGGTCTGCATTGAAATTTAAAATACCTCAAATATCTCAAGCAAGTTGTCATGGATTTCTAACCCTAACCCTCTAATTTTTGAATGTAATAGGCATCAATAACAAAACACAGAATATTCATCATAATAGATCTTCAAGGtcaaaaaaaacttaaataaaaacCCAGTTTTCCATGAGTAAAAACTTGTCAAGTTGGTCTCAGCAAATGAAGGAGACCCAATCCCATCCTCTCTTACCCCTCCTATCCAAAGGCAAGCGACGACGCCAGAATCTATGACAAAGTATTGGATTTGGTACTGGTCATGGAGGACTTAGAAGAAGATGCACTACAAGACAAGCTTGGCAGTAGAGCACACGTACCCCACAATTGTCAAATAGAAAATGTCACCTTGAAATTTCGAAAAGTTGGTTTGGGCATTTTGTCGAGCACCGTTGCCACGGGACAATTCATGTGTTTTTGAATTGTTTTGTCAACTATTTATCCATTGTTTTGGATCACCAAGAATTGTGGATCAGCAATAAGAACCTCTAAACttgcttttgcattttctaAATTCTTCTGGAGAAGAGTAATGGCCTGCACCAGAGTCACAGACGAACTTATTCTTCCATGATTGAATGAGAATATATGTGAGTAGAAGTGAAAACCTCTTTAGATGATATTCCAACATGACATTTGCTCCCAGCCATAAACATACTGAATCATTATCCTCAATGTGTGCCCATGAATATATGCCTTGAGAGACTTCAAAATCAACAATAAGTGCTTGTATTTAAACATGGAGAAAAAAATTTGAGCTTAATTACTTGAACATCGATAGAAACATCGATCGTTGGAAGGCAATTGTGGTGATAATAGTTATGATAGGAGtgaacaaaaccaaaaccaaaaccaatccaTTGGGCCTTAATCCCCACCCAACCCTTTCAAATTGAACCACAAACCAACTGGTTGTTTTATTCTCACATGTAAACAACCTCACATCAATGAAACGtcaaatacaataaaaaaataatattcgcatcttacctttcAAGAACAGCAGGCCATGTTGCTGGAACCTAGTATCCATCCATTGCTTGTGTGGCCTTCTGTAGCGATTGCCCTTTCCTAATTCAgacatttttatttgttaatttgtaTTATTGTAGACTGTTTCACAGAAGCACAATTAGCTGTATGTAGTCAATGCATACTCAGCAAAGCAATATCAAAAGAATGAGACGAAATAGTAATTGGTAATGAAAATCAGCCAAGATAAACAGCTACGAAGAGTTTATGAGCAGCCTACCATAACATTGCCCCCCCCCCCTTCCAGTGCTCAAAACCTGGTGAAATTCATAAGGGAAGAAAGAGAGAACTACACCATAACATTTAAATCttacaaatatttttaaaaaataagaacaaagaaaagacACGTTTAAATAAGAAGTAAACAAATCGAAGACTTGTTTGTCTTACCTAGAGTAGCTTATGATCGTCAATGAATCGAAGACTCGTTTGTCTTACTCTCCAATTTCCAGTTTTCCACAACGTCTCGCAAGTTGAATAAACAACGAAGGCCAGTGGCGTGAGTACTCTACGATTCACTCAACACAAGAACAGACCCCAATCACATGCGAGAGATTTATAAACATGGAAAAAAGTTGAAGAGAAAATGGAGGGGCGagaaaggagagaagagagaggttGAAGAAAGCTTATTGAAAAGGTTAGAAGAAGAAATCTGCAGATCTCTACGTGGGAGAGCGAAATACCCCAATTGCCCGTAGGCCCCATACAGAGGAAACCCTGATCAATGGAATTAGCAAATAAAAGTCGTGAAAGCCTAAAGAAGTCGAGCAAATGAAACCCAGatcaaacaccaaaaaaaaagctACAAGAAGCAAGAAAACTCACCTAAGCCACCCAACTTGGTTTGCAAGTGGAATATTAGAAAATTGACATGGAAATGTAACCTCACCcacatcatcctcatcatcaccaAACGTCATTTACTGAAGAAGGATCCAAAGCTAGGAAAAGGAATTTAAAATAGAAACataaatgttttaaaaaaaccTGTCTAATCAAGTTCTCTTTCTTTGTCAAATATTCTTCCCTAACAATTCTTATCTGGAAAGAAACGATAATAAGTAACTGACAAAGTTTTTACAAAAGCAATACTCATTATTTGAATTAATTATTACCTCCGGCATATGCGACATGTTTAGTGGTTCATACACATTCATATGCAATTCactaattttattgattttctcCTCAATTTCCAAGCTCTTGAGATAATAGAACTGAAGTAGAGGTAAAgaatcctcttttttttttctcagtgTTAGAAGGAAAAGAAAGCCACTTATCAAGTCCAAAttcttaaatataaaaaataaatgacgGTAAGCTCAGCAGAATTTGAAAACTGCATGAAGAAAAGTTACCTCAGGCTCATGACTTTGAAACTCTGTCTTATAGCAGAACTGAGGATGCCAACCGTTTGATTAATCCATCCTTTCTAGATCTCTCCGATTCCCACCATGATGCGTATCATCAATTCATTTCATCAACTTGAGTTGCAGCAACATAGTTTGCAAAAACACATAACATAGAACTGAAAGTGTTTAATGATTTGCATTAATAAGTATAAAGTTGGTCTTACAATAATATTGGGTCTCCCTACAAGGAATCGATTCATCTATGTGACTGCCAAATAAGCTGTTTGGAAGCAAAACGCAAGTATTGTTCCTGTCTCGATTGAAAAACAGAATTAGCAACATCACTCATTTTGACATTTATCTCAAATTGTTCAATGAAATATGAGAGactattgattaaaaaaagaaaacccactTTGAGAATCCATGACATAGCTTCGAATCTTGCACATTTGAGAGGTCTGATCTTGCATCTCCTTCTATAATGAGAGCACCTAAATCAAACAATCCAATTTAGGAAAGTGAACAAAATGAGGAAGGTCAGGACTGAAGACATGAACAGAAAACAGGCAGAAATGAAACCTTTAAACCTTCAAAGTTGAACTTGGCGTCAATACACACAATCTTCAGTATCCTGTTAGTTTAAACCCATGAACacagcaaaaaaaattaatcgctCAAAATTAAGTAGTTTGTCGAGAGAGTCATTTTAAATTCATTCCCATCGAGAGAGCTGATCCTGGTGGAGAGAACCCCACCAGACATTTGTCGGACAATGGATTGAAGAAGTTGAGCCCCGTCTCTGCCAGCCGCTCAAACCGATTCCACTGCAAGATTGTGATAGACCTAGTGCCAACAATACCTATCAATGTCTACCTGGAGGAAGAAGAACATGGAGGGACAAGGGATGGCAGAGGCGGAAAACAAACCCCAAACCCAAAACAAAGGACAAAAACAGAACTGAAGTAAACCACCTCAATAACCATCAATCTCTGCTTGGAAGAAGAACATAAAGAGAAGGGATAGCAGAGGCAGAAAACtaacccaaaagctaaaacaaaagcgaaaaatgaaattaaactaCCCCGAAAAGATGAATCGAAGTGAGGGAGGAAATTCTGACCTGCATTGTTCAAGATTGAAAGCAAGGGATACGGGATCTCGAAGATGCATGCGCCGAAGCAAGAGGAACGACGTAGGTGAAGGATGAATGACCCAAATCGCAGCACCCCTTTGGCAGGTGCATGCACCGAATCGAAGAGAGAGGAGAACGATCGAGATACATAAAAAGCGTTTTTGGTAGCAAGCAAGAATAACATCGTTTCTCGCACCAGATGGCCCCACCCAAGCCAAACCATACGCAAAGTTGAATCATCTCACTCAAAACCGACGTCGTTTCTCCCAtcatacaaaacaaaacaaaaacgtCTTGGGGCTGACGCAGATGACCAACGAAGACTGGTTGACGCGCGAGTGTGCCGCACGgcgaaaaaaacaaaagaaatataaacgaaacgacgtcgtttcacTCTACCAGCCAGTTCAAAACGCTGACCATTTGCTTAAGCCATTCGCGCGGATAAAGAAAAGACGGCCAACTCGTCACCAAATCACCTCAATCCTTCCAAGTTTAGAATAGAAAGTAATAGACCAGCCAGTTCAAAACTCTGACCATTTGCTTAAACCATTCGCGCGGATAAAGAAAAGACGGCCAACTCGTCACCAAATCACCTCAATCCTTCCAAGTTTAGAATAGAAGTAATAGATAgatgttgattttatttatattgaatttaatttttattttagataaaaaaaatacattgatAAATTcgtaaaaacaataaaaatacaaatataatttttcaaaatcttaaactttttatttttaataatcacGTTAACAATACATGATATATATTATCAAATTTTTAATCAAAATACCTATCAAAACTTGGTATTCTGATTACATAATAAAATTCATGTTACAATTGCACGACATGCAACCGGGCCTTGCTCGAAATCGTCTTCAATGTCAAAACCCGATTACCCCGAATTCTCGGACAGGTCCGCATCCCCTGCTGAGCTCAAACCCCTTACACTCTGCCCTCTCCTTTCCACCTCCACGACTATATCTTCCAGCTCTCTCAGGCAACGCGCCGACATGTTCCTCCGTGATGAAGAAAGAGGCCGACCCGTCTCACTTACTCCACTTTCAATATCCGGATCGGATCCTGACCCACCCGTTTCAACGTCCGATTTGGCTGGTTCCGGAATATGGAGTTGAACAGGGGACCTGCAGAGTGGGCAATTAGAGTGAGATTGGAACCACATCTCGATGCAGTCGTTGTGAAATATGTGGCCACACTTGGGCAACAATCGCCCTCTCTCGTCATCTTCGAATTCCGACAAACACACCGCACATTCTGGAGGTGGGTTTCCCATT carries:
- the LOC119983282 gene encoding RING-H2 finger protein ATL5-like encodes the protein MDPKNYGSNGKIMLSSIVIFVSVIIVMFCFHYCFRRFSPRGRRHQERQIRLQQLAHHLVFASENNFTAAAHGSENQGLELRVLKSIPVFTYDSKMGNPPPECAVCLSEFEDDERGRLLPKCGHIFHNDCIEMWFQSHSNCPLCRSPVQLHIPEPAKSDVETGGSGSDPDIESGVSETGRPLSSSRRNMSARCLRELEDIVVEVERRGQSVRGLSSAGDADLSENSG